The genomic segment CCAAGTTCGTGAAGGACCTGGACGTCTAGGCGTCCGGCTTGACGGCGGTCAAGCGGCAATCGCCGCCGCCGTTTTATTTTCGCGCGGGAGGGCCGCCGCTTGACCCGCGCCGTTTACGACCGCATCGCGCGTCTCTACGACCTGCTCGACCTGCCGTTCGAGCACGGCCGTTATCGCCCGTTGCGCAAGCACCTGTTCGCCGGCGTGCGCGGCCGCGTGCTGGATGCCGGTTGCGGCACCGGGCGCAATTTCGCCTATTACCCGCCGGGCGCGGACGTAATCGGCGTCGATCTCTCGCCCGCCATGCTCGCGCGCGCGGTCAAGCGCCAAACCCGTCTCGGCCTTTCCGTGCCGCTGCTGGAAATGGACGTGTGCCGGACGTCGTTTCCCGACGAAACGTTCGATTTCGCCGTCGCCTCGTTCCTGTTCTGCGTGCTGCCGAACGAACGGCAACCGGAAGCGCTGGCCGAAATCAAGCGCGTGCTCAAGCCGGGTGGCGAAATCCGCATGCTGGAATACACGTGGTCGACCGATCCGGTCCGGCGCGCCGTGCAGAAACTGTGGGAGCCGTGGGTCGCGCGCGTCTATGGCGCCGGGTTCGACCGCGAAACCGATCGCTTTACGCGCGAAGCGGGCTTTCGGGACGTGGAGGAAACTTTCCTCTACGCCGACATCATCAAATTGATCCGGGCGCGGAAATAAGCGCCGCCGTCAAAGTCCCGTCGCCTCGGAAACGCCCAGCATCAAGTTCAGGTTCTGCACCGCCTGGCCCGAGGCGCCCTTGCCCAGGTTGTCGGAGACCGCCACCAGCACCGCGTGTCCGCGCTTGGCGTTGCCGAAGACGTAGAGCTTGAGGTCGTTGGTGCCGTTGAGGGTCTCGGCCTCCAGGTTGGCGGGCGGCGGATCGGCGAGCGGCGCGACGGTGACGAACCGCGCGCCTTGGTAATGCGACGCGAG from the Rhodospirillales bacterium genome contains:
- a CDS encoding class I SAM-dependent methyltransferase, whose product is MFAREGRRLTRAVYDRIARLYDLLDLPFEHGRYRPLRKHLFAGVRGRVLDAGCGTGRNFAYYPPGADVIGVDLSPAMLARAVKRQTRLGLSVPLLEMDVCRTSFPDETFDFAVASFLFCVLPNERQPEALAEIKRVLKPGGEIRMLEYTWSTDPVRRAVQKLWEPWVARVYGAGFDRETDRFTREAGFRDVEETFLYADIIKLIRARK